The following are from one region of the Stigmatella ashevillena genome:
- a CDS encoding AHH domain-containing protein produces MSLRRIPWRRISALVLAFLVGCASVPKVPHVEDTGQGKAVVHIPRTAELQLVVVDKEEFQQAMRRLAREVRLSGTPRQTVEKMFQMDPQFGNYLYLPRDKKLVPMGPGEPLEGTLTKDDLETAERYRVWCQRVYNFHGDCLGGALVEGRYLDMHGRYIWALALSKSPVIDEMKKALGEMLEVRALISTVLWTLGSMLLIMAINPVAPALVAVIGLGLILYVGVDTLINLVNGWSRLMDEVKVATTFEQIRDAGERFGKIIGREAARAFTMLLMAAIGSTAQLFAAKVPTLPGSAQVAVQADGTAKISLAALGSVEQIALSAEGVSVTVAATAMTMGASGSGGTSPCIEKHHIATVCNDKDTKRGGPWTPRFRKIFAKAGMSMEDPANKMPLKGHYGPHPERYHQIVHKELLDATVNCRSVMECREGLTRALKALAKEIATPGTELNRLVTQQ; encoded by the coding sequence ATGAGTCTGAGGCGAATTCCGTGGAGAAGGATCAGCGCGCTTGTCCTCGCGTTCCTCGTTGGCTGCGCCAGCGTCCCGAAGGTCCCCCACGTGGAGGACACCGGCCAAGGCAAAGCCGTCGTCCACATTCCCCGCACGGCTGAGTTGCAACTCGTCGTGGTGGACAAAGAGGAGTTCCAGCAGGCCATGAGGCGCCTTGCGCGCGAGGTGCGGCTGTCAGGTACGCCACGTCAGACGGTGGAGAAGATGTTTCAGATGGACCCGCAGTTCGGCAACTACCTCTACCTGCCAAGAGACAAAAAGCTGGTGCCGATGGGGCCGGGCGAGCCCCTGGAAGGGACGTTGACGAAAGACGACCTGGAGACTGCGGAGCGCTATCGGGTCTGGTGCCAGCGCGTTTACAACTTCCACGGCGACTGTCTCGGGGGCGCGCTGGTGGAAGGGCGCTACCTGGACATGCACGGGCGCTACATCTGGGCGCTGGCCCTGAGCAAGAGCCCCGTCATTGACGAGATGAAGAAGGCGCTCGGGGAGATGCTGGAAGTCCGCGCGCTCATCAGCACCGTCCTTTGGACGTTGGGGTCCATGCTGCTGATCATGGCGATCAACCCGGTGGCTCCGGCGCTGGTGGCGGTGATCGGCCTGGGGCTGATTCTGTATGTCGGCGTGGACACGCTGATCAACCTCGTGAACGGCTGGAGCCGGTTGATGGACGAGGTGAAGGTGGCCACTACCTTCGAGCAGATCCGCGATGCGGGCGAGCGTTTCGGAAAGATCATCGGGCGAGAGGCAGCCCGCGCATTCACCATGCTGCTGATGGCGGCCATTGGCTCGACGGCGCAGTTGTTCGCGGCGAAGGTGCCGACGCTACCCGGCTCGGCGCAGGTGGCCGTGCAGGCCGATGGCACCGCGAAAATCTCGCTGGCCGCGTTGGGCTCGGTGGAGCAGATCGCGCTCAGTGCCGAGGGCGTGAGCGTGACGGTGGCCGCCACCGCGATGACGATGGGGGCCAGTGGCAGTGGCGGCACGAGCCCCTGCATCGAGAAGCACCACATCGCCACCGTCTGCAACGACAAGGACACCAAACGCGGAGGCCCGTGGACACCGAGGTTCCGGAAGATCTTCGCCAAGGCGGGAATGTCGATGGAGGATCCGGCGAACAAGATGCCGCTCAAGGGGCATTATGGGCCGCACCCCGAGCGGTATCACCAGATCGTCCACAAGGAACTTCTCGACGCAACGGTGAACTGTCGGAGCGTCATGGAGTGCCGCGAGGGACTGACGCGGGCCCTTAAGGCTCTGGCGAAGGAAATCGCCACCCCGGGAACCGAACTGAACCGACTCGTCACCCAGCAGTAA
- a CDS encoding ParA family protein, which translates to MSVNIYCFYNNKGGVGKTTLCQNAATLYAENHPKTHVLVIDMCPQANISQFLLGGGHRGYDVNQALQTAASRKNVVGFVDWLLRGNSGFSALKSTYTTQVSKHNASVPENLYLIAGDNFLESLSLALNYAVINPANIRAWEEYMTAIRRLCEHEHSISGFKKTVVFIDCNPSFSVYTQMALLSSDRLVVPMMADFTSIEGIKGIFAMLYGKYPSQAMQKYAENVITFTKQVENFKLTLPKIFEFAFNNYTVKAGIATAFQALRGELADFCYQQFVSFPDLFATTQAPVTDLAEWSNVFVSDVKDFHTAGKVSATLGIPLHRLPQRQAYAMPDGTTVTVPKDNYTQAVDDIHKFVSKID; encoded by the coding sequence ATGAGCGTCAACATCTACTGTTTCTACAATAATAAGGGTGGCGTAGGTAAGACTACGCTCTGCCAAAATGCAGCCACTCTTTACGCCGAGAATCATCCCAAGACTCACGTTCTAGTTATTGACATGTGCCCTCAGGCGAACATCTCGCAGTTCCTGCTAGGGGGAGGACATCGCGGCTATGACGTAAACCAAGCACTCCAAACCGCAGCTTCACGAAAAAACGTAGTGGGTTTTGTAGATTGGCTGCTTAGGGGAAACTCTGGGTTTTCCGCACTGAAGAGCACCTATACCACTCAAGTTTCCAAGCACAACGCTAGCGTGCCTGAAAACTTGTATCTCATCGCGGGGGATAACTTCCTCGAATCCTTGTCGTTGGCACTGAACTACGCTGTCATCAACCCAGCCAACATTCGTGCATGGGAAGAGTACATGACAGCAATCCGCCGCTTGTGCGAGCACGAGCATTCGATATCCGGTTTCAAGAAAACCGTCGTATTCATCGACTGCAACCCAAGTTTTTCTGTTTATACGCAGATGGCGCTGCTGTCCTCTGACCGTCTCGTGGTCCCCATGATGGCAGACTTCACGTCCATTGAGGGTATCAAGGGCATCTTCGCAATGCTCTATGGCAAATATCCATCGCAGGCGATGCAAAAATACGCAGAGAACGTAATCACCTTCACAAAGCAGGTTGAGAATTTCAAGCTCACTCTGCCGAAGATATTCGAATTTGCATTCAACAACTACACGGTCAAGGCTGGAATCGCAACTGCGTTCCAAGCGCTTCGGGGCGAACTGGCCGATTTTTGCTACCAGCAGTTCGTCAGCTTTCCTGATCTTTTCGCCACGACCCAGGCGCCTGTCACAGATCTCGCCGAATGGAGCAATGTATTCGTATCCGATGTGAAGGATTTTCATACTGCCGGGAAGGTGTCGGCGACTCTCGGGATTCCTCTCCACCGCTTGCCACAACGGCAAGCCTATGCAATGCCTGACGGAACTACGGTTACTGTGCCTAAGGACAACTACACGCAAGCGGTCGACGACATTCACAAATTTGTCTCGAAGATTGATTAG
- a CDS encoding site-specific integrase, with amino-acid sequence MSTKVWIGKWSGGRMFAGKDGRPVYVLRKMISGRSYTIHLDARSEAEAEAELALFVRDPEGYRTRGEAQKLKNESAVFMDAASVARYLEHMKGKGTTERYAKNVGFYLAGWAAGLAGRDLRTVTLQDLLRELKKHKTARKNRITALKSFCAWLREVEGALTAGEDASISLKIPVARPEKSVREKGYSIETIERVYSAITGWEFSNFNREETRQRTDVQCVRDVLCIHAKTGMHGTEIERLARGEGKVSLVTEPGEIAATVTFIHKSGQVHRQSIDRQTLGAVQRLQARGAAPVDSHVRRVVRRACKAARLPVVRFGELRHSFVTWASECGQEVRTKSGGLPLSAVAAVVGHHSAQTTKRFYENVKVPPMIKIPIKLEHPEDPVVLPVRRTALKLAESA; translated from the coding sequence ATGAGTACCAAGGTGTGGATCGGCAAGTGGTCGGGTGGGCGGATGTTTGCAGGCAAGGACGGGCGTCCCGTCTACGTGCTGCGCAAGATGATCAGCGGGCGGAGCTACACGATCCACCTGGACGCGCGCAGCGAGGCGGAAGCGGAAGCGGAACTCGCCTTGTTCGTGCGCGATCCCGAGGGCTACCGCACGCGAGGCGAGGCCCAGAAGCTCAAGAACGAGTCTGCCGTATTCATGGACGCGGCAAGCGTGGCTCGCTACCTCGAACACATGAAGGGCAAGGGGACGACCGAGCGCTACGCGAAGAACGTGGGCTTTTACTTGGCCGGGTGGGCTGCTGGGCTCGCGGGGCGCGACCTTCGCACCGTCACCCTTCAAGACCTGCTGCGGGAGTTGAAGAAGCACAAGACCGCGCGCAAGAACCGCATAACGGCGCTCAAGTCCTTCTGTGCGTGGCTGCGGGAAGTCGAGGGCGCGTTGACTGCGGGCGAGGACGCTTCGATCTCCCTCAAAATCCCGGTGGCCCGTCCTGAGAAGTCCGTGCGGGAGAAGGGCTACAGCATCGAGACAATCGAGCGGGTCTACAGCGCGATCACCGGCTGGGAGTTCAGCAACTTCAACCGCGAGGAGACGCGGCAACGCACAGACGTTCAATGCGTGCGCGACGTGCTGTGCATCCATGCCAAAACGGGGATGCACGGCACGGAGATCGAACGACTGGCGCGCGGTGAGGGCAAGGTGTCCTTGGTGACTGAGCCGGGCGAGATCGCCGCTACTGTCACGTTCATTCACAAGAGCGGACAGGTCCACCGCCAGAGCATCGACCGTCAGACGTTGGGAGCGGTGCAGCGACTCCAGGCGCGCGGCGCGGCTCCCGTGGACAGCCATGTCCGCCGCGTGGTGCGTCGTGCGTGCAAGGCGGCGCGGCTGCCTGTGGTGCGCTTCGGAGAACTGCGCCATAGCTTCGTAACGTGGGCCTCGGAGTGCGGACAGGAAGTGCGGACCAAGTCGGGAGGGCTGCCCCTGTCGGCTGTTGCCGCCGTGGTGGGCCATCACTCGGCGCAGACCACGAAACGGTTTTACGAGAACGTGAAGGTGCCCCCGATGATCAAGATCCCGATCAAGCTGGAGCACCCAGAGGATCCCGTCGTGCTGCCTGTGCGCCGTACTGCGCTCAAACTGGCCGAATCAGCTTGA